The genomic window AGTCGGCGCTTTGCACCACTTCCATGACGCACTCGGGGTGAACGATGATCTTGATATTGGGATACTTGGCTCGCGCTTGGCGGATCTGCTCCACCGTGAAGCGGGTGTGGACGGAGCAGTGGCCCTTCCAGAGAATGAGTTTGGCGCGCCGAAGGGCATCGGGTGTGAGGCCTCCCAAGGGCTTGAAGGGGTTCCACACGACCATATCGTCCAGGGAGAGGCCGAACTTGAGGCCGATGTTGCGTCCCAGGTGCTGGTCGGGGACGAACAGCATGCGGGGGGCCTGGGCGTAAGACCACGTGAACACCGCCAGGGCGTTGGAGGAGGTGCACACGATGCCCCCGTTCTCCCCGCAGAGGGCTTTGATGGCAGCGGTGGAGTTCATGTAGGTAACAGGGAGCACCTGGCCGGGGCCCAGCACCTCCTGGAGGCTCTGCCAGCAGTCGTAGACATCCTCGGTGGGGGCCATGTCGGCCATACTGCACCCCGCCATGAGGTTGGGGAGGATGACCCGCTGGTGGGGACGGCACAAAATACGTGCCGTTTCGGCCATGAAGTGCACGCCGCAAAAGATGATAAACTCGGCCTCCTCCTGCTGGGCGGCCAGTTGGGAGA from Dehalococcoidia bacterium includes these protein-coding regions:
- the nadA gene encoding quinolinate synthase NadA translates to MAVEVRVKTPRVPLTELEQSAFCRTDDLKTLPLKEEWKAGVRWQRLPPEYMNLTAEELVARIRDNRRKLGKRVVILGHHYQRPDIIQFADFRGDSFKLSQLAAQQEEAEFIIFCGVHFMAETARILCRPHQRVILPNLMAGCSMADMAPTEDVYDCWQSLQEVLGPGQVLPVTYMNSTAAIKALCGENGGIVCTSSNALAVFTWSYAQAPRMLFVPDQHLGRNIGLKFGLSLDDMVVWNPFKPLGGLTPDALRRAKLILWKGHCSVHTRFTVEQIRQARAKYPNIKIIVHPECVMEVVQSADYVGSTEYIVKTISSAPPGTVWGVGTEINLVTRIAQENPDKIVFCLDPIICPCSTMYRIHPAYLLWVTDALLRGEVVNEILVPPHIAYWAKVALDKMLQVV